A segment of the Pseudoalteromonas piscicida genome:
TGGGAGTACCACCTCTATGTCAGTTGCGCTCGCCAAACGTTGTTGATATTCAACAGCAATATCGCTCGGCTGCTTGCTGCAGCCGGCCAAAGTAAAAAGTAATAGCGTACTAGCTATTCGCTTGATTAATCTCAAATTTCACCCGTTTGTTTACGCATGTCACCAATAATACTGCCGCCGTACTCAAGCCAATAATAATACCAATCCAAAAGCCTTGAGGACCCATTGCAGGCGTTATTAAATCGGTCTTTGCTAATACATAGCCTAATGAAAACCCAATTAGCCAATATGATACAAAGGTAACCCAAGATATTGGTTTAGTATATTTGAGTCCCCTTAACACACCATTTGCTGAGACTTGTAATGCATCGGGTAATTGATACAAACAAGCCAGCACCATAATGCTGGTTGCAAGAGCGGCTACTTCAGTATTGTTTGTATAGAGCCAAACAATCTGATCTCTTCCTATATACGTAATGAGTGCGACAAATAGTGCAATTAAGGTAGCCAAAAGAAACGCGGTATTTACTGAAAGTTTAAGTTGGTCTAAGGCTCCTTGTCCAGTTAGATTGCCGATCCGTATTGCAATAGCCATCGACAAACTCAATGGCATCATAAACAGCATAGTAGTGACGCTGGCAGCAATTTGGTGACCAGATACGGAAATAGGACCTAGATCTGCAATAAATAAAGGAATACAAGCAAATAGCGTAACTTCAAAGAAGGTTGCCAATGCAATTGGAAAGCCAAGTGCAGCAACATATTTCATCATAGATAGACTTGGCTTGGTAAAACCGCTGATGAGGGCCTTTCCATCTATGTGTTTACTCTTCAAGCTATACACCCACTGTGCAATTGCCATTGACCAAAGCACGATAGATGTAGCGAGGCCACAGCCCGCACTACCAAGCGCTGGCGCGCCAAACTTACCATAGATGAAAATATAGTTAGCAACGACATTGATACAAAGACCAACAATACTGATGTAAAAAGCAGGCTTTGTTTGGCCAACCCCTTCGGTGACATTGCGGTATACCGTAAAGATCAAAAAGCCCAATAGACCCCATTTTACAAAATCAATATAGCCTTGAGCGAGGGTCTGAACATTCTCACTTGCCCCGATATTTGAAAAAACCATAGAAGTAAAGTTCGCTAAAACCAAACCAACGGTAAAAAGCGCTAAAGCAAGATACAAGCTTTGCTGGAAAAATCGTTTGATCCCAGCAGTGTCATTAGCACCATGGCAATGTGCAACAATACTCGTAAGTGCAAGTAAGATCCCTTGTAAACTAAAAATCAAAGGGTTCCAAACACCCGTAGCAATAGAAAGAGCAGCTAAGTCCTCAGCACTGACTTGACCTGCCATCATCGTATCAACGACGGTCATTAAGACTAACGTAACTTGAGCGAGAAAAACGGGGATCGCAAGTTGAAGCAAGCGTCTGGCTTCCCAAGTTGAAAAATTCATGGTGAGATACTACTTAAGGCGTAAAAGCGTTAGTTTATTTTAGTGCTTTGTTTTTAGCAAAATTTTGCGGCTAGCAGTCGCAACTATTTTTATCTAGTTGGATATTCTATACAAATTAAGTACATCTCTTAGTGCGATTTCGCTACAATCTCAAGGATAAATTAAGAGGGTAGATATGTTTACAGGAATTGTTCAAACAAAAGCGACGGTGGTGTCGGCGAAGCAGGTCGATAATATTTTAAAATTAGTTATTTCTGTTGGTGCTGAATACCTCGATAAGCTGACCTTGGGGGCGAGCATTGCAATTAATGGATGCTGCCTAACGGTGGTGCACTTCGAACAGCCAGAAAATGATGTGGTAGGGCAAGTTTGCTTTGATGTGATTGATGAAACATTGAGACTCACTAATCTAGGTGAAGTACAAAGAGGGTCGCAAGTTAACTTTGAACGCTCAATGACGTTTGGGACAGAACTCGGCGGACATATAATTTCAGGCCATATTCAAACAAGCGCGAAGATCAGTGAAATACATCGCAACGAAGGCAACTGTAGGATGCATATAGCCTTGCCAGAAGCCTGGCATAAATATGTTATGTATAAAGGCTTTATCGCGTTAAACGGTGCGAGTCTGACAGTGGGGGAGCTTGATCATGCCGGATTTTGGTTACACCTAATACCTGAAACGCTGGCACTTACCAATTTAGGTACGATGTGCGTGGGAGATACTGTAAATATAGAG
Coding sequences within it:
- a CDS encoding riboflavin synthase; this translates as MFTGIVQTKATVVSAKQVDNILKLVISVGAEYLDKLTLGASIAINGCCLTVVHFEQPENDVVGQVCFDVIDETLRLTNLGEVQRGSQVNFERSMTFGTELGGHIISGHIQTSAKISEIHRNEGNCRMHIALPEAWHKYVMYKGFIALNGASLTVGELDHAGFWLHLIPETLALTNLGTMCVGDTVNIEVDQQTYTIINTVENYMKKQTLLKHS
- a CDS encoding MATE family efflux transporter: MNFSTWEARRLLQLAIPVFLAQVTLVLMTVVDTMMAGQVSAEDLAALSIATGVWNPLIFSLQGILLALTSIVAHCHGANDTAGIKRFFQQSLYLALALFTVGLVLANFTSMVFSNIGASENVQTLAQGYIDFVKWGLLGFLIFTVYRNVTEGVGQTKPAFYISIVGLCINVVANYIFIYGKFGAPALGSAGCGLATSIVLWSMAIAQWVYSLKSKHIDGKALISGFTKPSLSMMKYVAALGFPIALATFFEVTLFACIPLFIADLGPISVSGHQIAASVTTMLFMMPLSLSMAIAIRIGNLTGQGALDQLKLSVNTAFLLATLIALFVALITYIGRDQIVWLYTNNTEVAALATSIMVLACLYQLPDALQVSANGVLRGLKYTKPISWVTFVSYWLIGFSLGYVLAKTDLITPAMGPQGFWIGIIIGLSTAAVLLVTCVNKRVKFEINQANS